GTGAGTATTGATGTCACCTCTTTCATTCATCTCAAAACTCAACTTTTGAGGAAAaataacaaagcaaaacaaaagtatGTGAAAGttgttaatttaattttcttGTTCTATTATATTTCAGACAAACAGTCGAGATTGCAGGTTATGCATCCAAGTTCAAGGGTCCAAATAATGAAAGaggtaaaaaatataaatatataaagcaaTTATTTATACTTATCATTAATAAATGTACTCTTTTATTTTCACTACTTTTGCTTGTTTTCTTGGTAGAATTacagcacttttaaaaacacataattatttTTTGAACAAACTTAAACATCAAATATGTTTAACAGAAaagtttcctctttcttctcaaACTCAACGCAGCAGATTCAAGCTCTGTTTAGTTCAGAAGACTTTTAGTGAAGgacatactttatttattaactcTATAGGATACATGTTTGGATTcatttaataaagtatttttaaaaatctgagtcCAATGAGGAGTTTTCTTAACAATGTGAACAAtgataaagttttattttaattaaatatgttcTTTTTCTATTGTCATAGGAGATGACAGACCACAAACTCTGCAGTGTGCAGACATTCCCGTTGTCAGCTGTGAGACCTCTAGGAAGTGTTTGCAGGACAGTCTTCACCCAGATGACCTGTCCAGACTCTACCAACGCTGGTTCTGTGGACAATCTGATACAGTGGATATATCTCTAGTGAGTTTGAATGgattttaactttgtttgtttgatacaGTCATTGGGTGTTTGACCATTTTACTGATTAAAAGTTTTTCAATAAATGATACAGTTTAAATGTCGTCCACAGGGAGACTCTGGTGGAGGAGTGGTGCACGGTTCCAAGATTTACGGGGTCAATAGTTTCACGATGAATGGTACTCATGCTTGTGTTGCACCAGCTGCATTCATGGATGTCTGTCAACCGAGATACAAGGACTGGATCAGGAGGATGACGGGTTTGCGAACCATCTAACCCTCCATGTATGAATTTAGAGTGAAATGTCCCCTCATTCAAGAGACATTCACATGAATTGGAGTAGTgagtttctttacattttcaattgataaatgttaatttaataaCTATTAGGcttaaagtttttattattaagcCCTTCACTCTGCTAATGTTGCTGAGTGCTGTGCTcttgatggattaatgttgggtctttgtcgatataaataacaaagagtaaggtcttttacctgctcctgtttaaatgtgtctcgagataacatttgttatgaattggtgctaaacaaataaagattgactgacTGATCAGATAAATATaattacacttttaaaacataACTATCAATATATTATCACCTGTTCAGATTCATACTGTTAtactttgggggggggggagaaaacaTGTCTAAAATTGTGTATTTTGCTTGTAACTATTTGGTCTTGTTCTCAATTctttaagaaataaatcaaacgTGACTCCTTTTTAACAATTgtgaattgaaaataaaatgaagatgaCTCACAAATCATTGTCaatgtttttatgcttttgGACACTTTGGGTGAAGATGAAACAAGTTGGGGaaacacataaaatacatatttctgtttccggtcacaagaaaactacaataatatTAAGGAGATGATCACACACTTGTAATATCAAACGCATGTCCATACTTTTAACTGAGATAATGACACCTTTGGTAAACTTGGACCTATTTTTGTCCGAGTCTCTGTTGAGCTGTTGTATGACCTGCACACATGGGACCAATGAGAGTTGGGGTCCAGCGAGGTTTACCTGGTCGGTTTGTTTGAAGACACTAACCTGTGCGCCATCCACGCCAAGAGGGTCACCATCATGCCCAAAGACATCCAGCTGGCCCGCCGCATAAAACTccataataaagaaaacaaaggttCTTTAAAGAGCCACTTCACCCCACTGAAGAGCTGCAGGTCTCCGCCACAACACTACAACTGTTCATGTCATTACACGGAAGTGGAAACAATCATACAGAAGATTTTGTACATGATATTAGATTCCCAGCAGCCATCCTTTAAACTCATTCATTATCAGTTTTCTGCAATAAAGGGTAGATTCTTGTCACTATTTTTAAATagcaaaatatacattttggaCATgattgaaacaaaataaatgacgtTACATGGGGCACTTACACTCTATTGCTGCCCCCGGCCCCAATGTAGAAGACGAGACTTCTGCGGCTGTCAGACTTCTCTAGTACCGGGGTTAAGAGGAGAAATTAGGTTAAAGAAAACTTCAATCCGTgactctacaaaaaaaaaggccgaAAATGACATAATTTGTGATTTAAACCGTTTGGGTTAGACATTATGATGTAATGATCTATTGTAAAGTGTTAGTTAAATGAGTGTGAATAAAGCTCTCTAGGTGATGTgtgtggctcttaaaagagcctttTGTTTCGTATCCAGGTGGACTGACAGGTTTAACCTCCGAAGCCGTACAGGGTGCGGCCCTGTCTCTTCAGGGCGTACACCACATCCATGGCGGTGACGGTCTTCCTCTTGGCGTGCTCGGTGTAGGTGACGGCGTCACGGATCACGTTCTCCAGGAACACCTTCAACACACCGCGGGTCTCCTCATAGATCAGACCGGAGATCCGCTTCACACCGCCACGGCGAGCCAGGCGACGGATGGCGGGCTTGGTGATTCCCTGGATGTTATCACGGAGGACTTTACGGTGACGCTTAGCGCCTCCTTTACCGAGTCCTTTACCTCCCTTTCCGCGACCACTCATTTTAATAAGACGATAATTCTTCTAGAGACAAACTAACTCTGAACTTCAGAGAGTCTGGATTTAAATCCTCCGAGCGGACGTTGAGGAAGAAAACCAGCTCGAGCTCAGCCCGCCACTTTTCTCTTCCGATATCAAACCAGACAATGTTAGCCACTGCATATCCGGTTACAAACTgaagccttcaaaataaaagctccatAATTGGCGGTACTTCGTACTAACTTTCTGTAGTCCATCCATGaactcttttcttcatttatatatttatgtagtgCCATACTGTTTGGTCCTGTGCCTTTGGGTAGTCAGATTCTGTCCTTGTTGTCAAACATTTAGAAGTGGAGTTTAAATTAAGTCTTTGTGACTGTTTGATGAATGAGGAAGAACCTAAtttaatacaaatcaaaataaGATGGCAGTGTTTAATCTGTATGTGGAAATGATATGTCAGTGAGATTCAGTtaaataacattattattgtattgaagataaaaaagaaaaattgtaaataaaattgATTTTGGCACAAGGACGTGATATGGATGATCAGTGATTCTGGCATGAAACTCAAATACATTTaactttacattaaaataattatattacTCTGCAGCCTTTCATTTgtacactgtttttaaaatgacttgatCAGTGTTATTATTACATCTATTTACAGTATCTGCTGACAGTAGCCTACAGGGTATTTGTTATAATCTCAGCACACTGTAACTGTGATCACGGTTCTTCTCCTCCCTGGGAATTATGTCTTCACTTGTTTGGTTAGGAAAACTTCAAGAACTTCAATAACTAGTTTAAGCCTTGTAGAGGaacaaacccccccaaaaaggcaaaagtttaattttttagaatgaaatagaaacaatgtcataggtgataatattgttgaaagcagcgggTTGGCTCAgagtgtcatcatataaatcatatgtaagatagaaaatatgagacaaaatgtattaggagtaactataaaatgttgaattatatatatatatattacagaatacaattatattgtgtcttgttgttaagtcttaatctattgtttgtggccacctcctcccattgtaccaggtcaccctgaaatcctggctgcactagtttcctgttaggggctggtgacagcatagggtcaagtgaaaagtcaaataacttgcttttatgttgagataacagtctaaagaagatacaaatgacacattttaatgtttggtgtccttacttaaaaaatgacagactttgaatacataccttttgaatttttgtttcaatttccgccaaaactacatgtgtgtttaagtgtgaaaaattaaaaatggttatgataaaaactttgcataattgtaactaataactatctgtgaacatcctgtccacaTTTGGTGAAGTTCTGATtgtgattcccagagatacatgtgataaggctagagcagacccttttggagaagccctaatttgacctattttcgttttttggtaagatgtataaaacatccaaaaaaagttattttgcagtaaaatatttttatacaacaatccgtttcataaactagacatgttcaagttatgaaaaaatatggtcgtgctttgttctacctcgggtagggcGATCAACTTTTAGGGGCCCAAGTTCCTCTACTATTAGATCGTATGATGAATAAAAACTCCATGTAGCCTGTAAGTAATATACTGAGCTATTCATAtgtgtatttattgatttatattatGCGCTTTCAGTCAGAGGTCCGTAAAGCGCA
This genomic interval from Labrus mixtus chromosome 4, fLabMix1.1, whole genome shotgun sequence contains the following:
- the LOC132973369 gene encoding histone H4; this encodes MSGRGKGGKGLGKGGAKRHRKVLRDNIQGITKPAIRRLARRGGVKRISGLIYEETRGVLKVFLENVIRDAVTYTEHAKRKTVTAMDVVYALKRQGRTLYGFGG